A genomic segment from Solenopsis invicta isolate M01_SB chromosome 5, UNIL_Sinv_3.0, whole genome shotgun sequence encodes:
- the LOC105195180 gene encoding WD repeat-containing protein 19 isoform X1, with protein MSSEKVLYRLDQPHGSGNIYISWRPGNSTHLATTGCDSTVAIFDRQGDIQERIQIPGLCMGFGWDSDGDLLAIISQNSSTIILWDATTGKKSQIDAGVRDGLTCMMWAKKSCLLAIGTQKGNLVLYDHINAKRIPILGKHRKRIICGAWSVDGLLALASEDRVLTISTSEGDTRREITLQGDPSHIKFSEMKMDHRIGGENTVSLIVSKTTLFLYNILDPENPIELAFQKRYGLIVTYEWYGDGYILVGFEAGFFIAISTHIKEVGQELFQIKNHKDSLTDVALNQAVAKVATCGDNTLKVHSLQNLEETETLITVTNENGISNIEWSTDGTMLAVVTYMGNILIYLIEIPKLMSVCGNRIALLTSLTEVAVHLYTLDKDKPIPQIINTIIEPAILAVGPIHLAVGLNNRALFWDLSTSHYDKIHFERDYLATIDSMCLNEIYISVLFDGKLQLHSIKTDQALINDGKDTLMFPDSNSSDSRITCHALCSDFLVYGNDMGHVIYFCLETFHQCTEFIHNNGIKELYLDANGVQLCFVDNKSDAYVFDPINEAAIAVPDCPDNIDGILWDQNIFERVIFAVYNKSVIVTYIFVKYFVEGTKVIKISTTKLPSDSVPLLMYSGEVTLSTMGSKLIQLTLISHEDVGNIVEQKKINEILDNQILCRRFQQAWNSCEKLNEKDAWLRLGQSAIANLNVEFAIRVYRQMEDAAMVWTLQNMENIDELALLCGHACILLGNYNEAEKYFLQSSEPVQALYLRRDLMQWEQALSLAQKLKPDEIPFIAREYAQQLEFTGNYPKALTNYERGLADNTSALVAQNPHHRTQCLAGIARMSIRCGDSRKGVGIAMDNDSSRLLRKECAEILESMKQFNEAAQLYEKAEYFDKAASAYIKLKNWHKVGQLLPQISSAKINIQYAKAKESEGKYEEAAKAYETAKDYDSIIRINLEHLNNPARSVEVVQQTKSIEGAKMVAKYFQRMNDYNSAIKFLILSNCHDEAFQLANQHGKMELYGEILVNTIEDTNVRREDFRSLAMHFESQKNNLLAGKYYFHCKEYQKALKHLLKAAQLVPDDDRAITYAIDVIASSKDDKLANQLIDFLLGGDGLPKDPKYLFRLYMARKQYKEAAKTAIIIANEEQVNGNYRNAHDVLFGMYQELKRNKITIPLEMQTNLRLLHSYILVRLHVKRSDHLRGARMLIRVANNISKFPSHIVPILTSTVIECHRAGLKNAAFNFAAMLMRPEYRGQIDAKYSKKIEAIVRKPPRTKDIENEDEPLTPCPYCKSRLPETEVTCDKCKNTIPFCIATGRHIVEDDFTVCPQCDFPAIRSEFLRIVESEETCPMCSERVNSETVSSITDIRPYLEYQEGKTIIIKA; from the exons GTCCTTTATCGATTAGACCAACCCCATGGCAGCGGTAACATTTACATTTCTTGGCGTCCCGGTAATAGCACGCATTTGGCCACAACAGGTTGCGATTCCACTGTTGCCATTTTTGATAGGCAAGGAGATATTCAGGAGCGGATACAAATTCCTGGATTATGTATGGGCTTTGGCTGGGACTCGGATGGGGATTTATTGgcaataatatcacaaaattcaTCAACTATAATTTTATGGGACGCCACCACTGGAAAAAAGTCCCAGATAGACGCAGGTGTGAGAGATGGGCTTACTTGTATGATGTGGGCGAAAAAGAGCTGTCTGCTGGCAATAGGAACGCAGAAGGGAAATCTGGTGCTTTATGATCATATAAATGCCAA GCGAATACCTATTTTGGGAAAGCATAGAAAACGCATTATATGTGGTGCGTGGTCGGTAGACGGTCTTCTTGCCTTAGCAAGCGAAGACAGAGTTTTGACTATCAGCACGAGCGAGGGTGATACCCGTCGAGAGATAACTCTTCAAGGCGATCCGTCTCATATAAAATTTAGCGAGATGAAAATGGATCACAGAATAGGCGGTGAAAACACG gTATCCCTTATTGTTAGCAAAACAACACTGTTTTTGTACAACATTTTGGACCCAGAAAATCCCATTGAATTGGCCTTTCAGAAACGTTACGGATTAATTGTAACTTATGAatg gtaTGGCGATGGTTACATTTTGGTAGGATTCGAGGCTGGTTTCTTTATAGCGATATCAACGCATATAAAGGAAGTCGGCCAAGAACTGTTTCAAATCAAGAACCACAAAGATTCTCTGACGGATGTCGCGTTGAACCAAGCGGTCGCAAAAGTAGCCACTTGCGGTGACAATACACTGAAAGTACACAGTTTGCAGAATCTCGAGGAAACTGAGACGTTGATCACAGTGACCAATGAGAATGGCATTAGTAATATCGAATGGTCAACAGATGGAACGATGCTAGCAGTTGTGACTTACATgggcaatattttaatttatttgatagagATTCCAAAATTGATGAGTGTTTGTGGCAACAGAATAGCGTTATTAACGAGCCTGACAGAAGTGGCTGTACATCTTTATACATTAGACAAG GACAAACCAATCCCACAAATAATCAACACAATAATAGAACCGGCAATATTAGCAGTGGGTCCAATACATTTAGCAGTAGGATTAAATAACAGAGCGCTCTTTTGGGATTTGTCTACGAGTCATTACGACAAAATACATTTCGAGCGAGATTATTTGGCTACGATAGATAGTATGTGTTTAAACGAGATATATATATCGGTGTTGTTCGATGGAAAACTGCAGCTGCATTCG aTTAAGACTGATCAGGCTCTAATAAATGATGGGAAGGATACACTGATGTTCCCAGATTCAAATTCTTCCGACAGTAGAATAACGTGTCACGCTCTTTGCTCGGATTTCCTGGTTTATGGTAATGAC ATGGgtcatgttatatatttttgcttgGAAACGTTTCATCAATGTACCGAATTTATACATAACAATGGAATAAAGGAGCTATACTTGGATGCGAATGGAGTCCAATTGTGCTTCGTTGACAACAAGTCAGATGCTTATGTGTTTGATCCGATAAACGAAGCGGCCATTGCTGTGCCTGATTGTCCTGATAACATTGATGGTATTCTCTGGGATCAGAACATATTTGAACGTGTTATATTTGCGGTGTACAATAAAAGCGTTATTGTaacatacatttttgtaaaatactttgttGAAG GTACCAAAGTGATAAAGATAAGTACAACCAAGTTGCCATCGGACTCAGTGCCTTTACTAATGTACTCTGGCGAGGTAACGTTGAGTACAATGGGtagtaaattaatacaattaacattaatatccCACGAAGATGTAGGGAATATTGtggaacagaaaaaaattaatgaaattttagatAATCAGATTTTGTGCAGACG ATTTCAGCAAGCTTGGAATAGTTGCGAAAAATTGAATGAGAAGGATGCATGGTTAAGACTAGGACAGAGCGCCATTGCAAATTTAAATGTCGAATTTG CTATTCGCGTGTATCGGCAAATGGAAGACGCAGCAATGGTATGGACGTTACAAAATATGGAGAACATAGATGAATTGGCTTTGTTATGCGGCCACGCGTGTATATTACTAGGGAATTATAATGAAGCCGAAAAGTATTTTCTGCAATCTTCCGAGCCTGTGCAAGCCTTGTATCTCAGGAGAGATTTAATGCAGTGGGAACAGGCGTTAAGTTTAGCGCAAAAATTAAAACCCGATGAGATTCCTTTTATCGCCAGAGAGTACGCCCAACAATTGGAGTTTac GGGAAACTACCCAAAAGCTCTGACAAATTATGAACGTGGTTTAGCTGACAACACATCTGCTTTGGTTGCGCAAAATCCTCACCATCGAACTCAATGTTTAGCAGGAATAGCGAGAATGTCTATAAGATGTGGTGATAGCAGAAAAGGCGTTGGGATAGCTATGGATAATGATAGCTCGAGGCTCCTACGGAAAGAATGCGCGGAGATTTTAGAATCAATGAAG CAATTTAACGAAGCTGCACAGCTATATGAAAAAGCCGAATACTTTGACAAGGCTGCCTctgcatatataaaattgaaaaattggcACAAGGTAGGACAACTCTTACCACAAATATCATCAGCGAAAATTAACATACAATATGCTAAAGCCAAAGAATCCGAGGGTAAATATGAAGAAGCTGCCAAAGCGTATGAAACCGCTAAAGATTATGATAGCATAATCAGAATTAATCTGGAACATTTAAATAATCCTg CTCGCAGTGTTGAAGTTGTCCAACAAACTAAAAGCATAGAAGGTGCAAAGATGGTTGCAAAGTATTTCCAAAGGATGAACGACTACAATTCagctatcaaatttttaattctgtcaAATTGTCACGATGAAGCTTTTCAATTAGCCAATCAGCATGGCAAAATGGAATTGTATGGAGAAATATTGGTGAATACGATCGAGGATACTAATGTTCGGAGAGAAGATTTTAGAAGCCTTGCGATGCATTTCGAGTCTcagaaaaataatcttttagcTGGGAAGTACTATTTTCACTGTAAAGAATATCAGAAG GCTCTGAAACATTTGTTGAAAGCTGCGCAATTGGTTCCAGACGACGATAGAGCGATTACCTATGCTATAGATGTTATTGCATCTTCCAAAGATGATAAATTAGCTAATCAATTGATAGATTTCTTATTAGGTGGCGATGGATTACCGAag GATCCGAAATATCTGTTTCGATTGTACATGGCTAGGAAACAATATAAAGAAGCGGCTAAGACGGCGATTATAATTGCAAACGAGGAACAAGTTAATG GAAACTATAGAAATGCTCACGATGTATTGTTCGGCATGTACCAagaattgaaaagaaataagaTTACCATACCCTTGGAGATGCAAACTAACTTAAGACTCTTGCATTCTTATATTCTGGTGAGATTACACGTGAAAAGAAGTGATCATTTGCGAGGTGCCCGGATGCTTATAAGGGTTGCCAACAACATATCGAAATTTCCCTCAC ATATCGTGCCGATATTAACTTCAACCGTGATAGAATGCCACAGAGCAGGCTTGAAGAACGCGGCTTTCAATTTTGCTGCTATGCTGATGCGTCCCGAGTATCGGGGACAAATCGATGCGAAATATAGCAAGAAGATCGAGGCGATTGTGAGAAAACCGCCGAGAACGAAGGATATTGAGAACGAGGATGAGCCTCTCACTCCGTGCCCATACTGCAAGAGCAGACTTCCCGAGACTGAAGTGACCTGTGATAAGTGTAAAAACACCATACCTTTTTGCATCGCGACG GGACGACATATCGTGGAAGATGACTTTACGGTATGCCCCCAGTGTGATTTCCCAGCTATCAGAAGTGAATTTTTAAG AATCGTGGAGTCCGAAGAGACTTGTCCGATGTGCTCGGAAAGAGTAAATTCCGAGACTGTGTCGTCTATCACCGATATTCGTCCATATCTTGAATATCAGGAAGGAAAGACTATCATCATAAAAGCTTAA
- the LOC105195180 gene encoding WD repeat-containing protein 19 isoform X2 → MGFGWDSDGDLLAIISQNSSTIILWDATTGKKSQIDAGVRDGLTCMMWAKKSCLLAIGTQKGNLVLYDHINAKRIPILGKHRKRIICGAWSVDGLLALASEDRVLTISTSEGDTRREITLQGDPSHIKFSEMKMDHRIGGENTVSLIVSKTTLFLYNILDPENPIELAFQKRYGLIVTYEWYGDGYILVGFEAGFFIAISTHIKEVGQELFQIKNHKDSLTDVALNQAVAKVATCGDNTLKVHSLQNLEETETLITVTNENGISNIEWSTDGTMLAVVTYMGNILIYLIEIPKLMSVCGNRIALLTSLTEVAVHLYTLDKDKPIPQIINTIIEPAILAVGPIHLAVGLNNRALFWDLSTSHYDKIHFERDYLATIDSMCLNEIYISVLFDGKLQLHSIKTDQALINDGKDTLMFPDSNSSDSRITCHALCSDFLVYGNDMGHVIYFCLETFHQCTEFIHNNGIKELYLDANGVQLCFVDNKSDAYVFDPINEAAIAVPDCPDNIDGILWDQNIFERVIFAVYNKSVIVTYIFVKYFVEGTKVIKISTTKLPSDSVPLLMYSGEVTLSTMGSKLIQLTLISHEDVGNIVEQKKINEILDNQILCRRFQQAWNSCEKLNEKDAWLRLGQSAIANLNVEFAIRVYRQMEDAAMVWTLQNMENIDELALLCGHACILLGNYNEAEKYFLQSSEPVQALYLRRDLMQWEQALSLAQKLKPDEIPFIAREYAQQLEFTGNYPKALTNYERGLADNTSALVAQNPHHRTQCLAGIARMSIRCGDSRKGVGIAMDNDSSRLLRKECAEILESMKQFNEAAQLYEKAEYFDKAASAYIKLKNWHKVGQLLPQISSAKINIQYAKAKESEGKYEEAAKAYETAKDYDSIIRINLEHLNNPARSVEVVQQTKSIEGAKMVAKYFQRMNDYNSAIKFLILSNCHDEAFQLANQHGKMELYGEILVNTIEDTNVRREDFRSLAMHFESQKNNLLAGKYYFHCKEYQKALKHLLKAAQLVPDDDRAITYAIDVIASSKDDKLANQLIDFLLGGDGLPKDPKYLFRLYMARKQYKEAAKTAIIIANEEQVNGNYRNAHDVLFGMYQELKRNKITIPLEMQTNLRLLHSYILVRLHVKRSDHLRGARMLIRVANNISKFPSHIVPILTSTVIECHRAGLKNAAFNFAAMLMRPEYRGQIDAKYSKKIEAIVRKPPRTKDIENEDEPLTPCPYCKSRLPETEVTCDKCKNTIPFCIATGRHIVEDDFTVCPQCDFPAIRSEFLRIVESEETCPMCSERVNSETVSSITDIRPYLEYQEGKTIIIKA, encoded by the exons ATGGGCTTTGGCTGGGACTCGGATGGGGATTTATTGgcaataatatcacaaaattcaTCAACTATAATTTTATGGGACGCCACCACTGGAAAAAAGTCCCAGATAGACGCAGGTGTGAGAGATGGGCTTACTTGTATGATGTGGGCGAAAAAGAGCTGTCTGCTGGCAATAGGAACGCAGAAGGGAAATCTGGTGCTTTATGATCATATAAATGCCAA GCGAATACCTATTTTGGGAAAGCATAGAAAACGCATTATATGTGGTGCGTGGTCGGTAGACGGTCTTCTTGCCTTAGCAAGCGAAGACAGAGTTTTGACTATCAGCACGAGCGAGGGTGATACCCGTCGAGAGATAACTCTTCAAGGCGATCCGTCTCATATAAAATTTAGCGAGATGAAAATGGATCACAGAATAGGCGGTGAAAACACG gTATCCCTTATTGTTAGCAAAACAACACTGTTTTTGTACAACATTTTGGACCCAGAAAATCCCATTGAATTGGCCTTTCAGAAACGTTACGGATTAATTGTAACTTATGAatg gtaTGGCGATGGTTACATTTTGGTAGGATTCGAGGCTGGTTTCTTTATAGCGATATCAACGCATATAAAGGAAGTCGGCCAAGAACTGTTTCAAATCAAGAACCACAAAGATTCTCTGACGGATGTCGCGTTGAACCAAGCGGTCGCAAAAGTAGCCACTTGCGGTGACAATACACTGAAAGTACACAGTTTGCAGAATCTCGAGGAAACTGAGACGTTGATCACAGTGACCAATGAGAATGGCATTAGTAATATCGAATGGTCAACAGATGGAACGATGCTAGCAGTTGTGACTTACATgggcaatattttaatttatttgatagagATTCCAAAATTGATGAGTGTTTGTGGCAACAGAATAGCGTTATTAACGAGCCTGACAGAAGTGGCTGTACATCTTTATACATTAGACAAG GACAAACCAATCCCACAAATAATCAACACAATAATAGAACCGGCAATATTAGCAGTGGGTCCAATACATTTAGCAGTAGGATTAAATAACAGAGCGCTCTTTTGGGATTTGTCTACGAGTCATTACGACAAAATACATTTCGAGCGAGATTATTTGGCTACGATAGATAGTATGTGTTTAAACGAGATATATATATCGGTGTTGTTCGATGGAAAACTGCAGCTGCATTCG aTTAAGACTGATCAGGCTCTAATAAATGATGGGAAGGATACACTGATGTTCCCAGATTCAAATTCTTCCGACAGTAGAATAACGTGTCACGCTCTTTGCTCGGATTTCCTGGTTTATGGTAATGAC ATGGgtcatgttatatatttttgcttgGAAACGTTTCATCAATGTACCGAATTTATACATAACAATGGAATAAAGGAGCTATACTTGGATGCGAATGGAGTCCAATTGTGCTTCGTTGACAACAAGTCAGATGCTTATGTGTTTGATCCGATAAACGAAGCGGCCATTGCTGTGCCTGATTGTCCTGATAACATTGATGGTATTCTCTGGGATCAGAACATATTTGAACGTGTTATATTTGCGGTGTACAATAAAAGCGTTATTGTaacatacatttttgtaaaatactttgttGAAG GTACCAAAGTGATAAAGATAAGTACAACCAAGTTGCCATCGGACTCAGTGCCTTTACTAATGTACTCTGGCGAGGTAACGTTGAGTACAATGGGtagtaaattaatacaattaacattaatatccCACGAAGATGTAGGGAATATTGtggaacagaaaaaaattaatgaaattttagatAATCAGATTTTGTGCAGACG ATTTCAGCAAGCTTGGAATAGTTGCGAAAAATTGAATGAGAAGGATGCATGGTTAAGACTAGGACAGAGCGCCATTGCAAATTTAAATGTCGAATTTG CTATTCGCGTGTATCGGCAAATGGAAGACGCAGCAATGGTATGGACGTTACAAAATATGGAGAACATAGATGAATTGGCTTTGTTATGCGGCCACGCGTGTATATTACTAGGGAATTATAATGAAGCCGAAAAGTATTTTCTGCAATCTTCCGAGCCTGTGCAAGCCTTGTATCTCAGGAGAGATTTAATGCAGTGGGAACAGGCGTTAAGTTTAGCGCAAAAATTAAAACCCGATGAGATTCCTTTTATCGCCAGAGAGTACGCCCAACAATTGGAGTTTac GGGAAACTACCCAAAAGCTCTGACAAATTATGAACGTGGTTTAGCTGACAACACATCTGCTTTGGTTGCGCAAAATCCTCACCATCGAACTCAATGTTTAGCAGGAATAGCGAGAATGTCTATAAGATGTGGTGATAGCAGAAAAGGCGTTGGGATAGCTATGGATAATGATAGCTCGAGGCTCCTACGGAAAGAATGCGCGGAGATTTTAGAATCAATGAAG CAATTTAACGAAGCTGCACAGCTATATGAAAAAGCCGAATACTTTGACAAGGCTGCCTctgcatatataaaattgaaaaattggcACAAGGTAGGACAACTCTTACCACAAATATCATCAGCGAAAATTAACATACAATATGCTAAAGCCAAAGAATCCGAGGGTAAATATGAAGAAGCTGCCAAAGCGTATGAAACCGCTAAAGATTATGATAGCATAATCAGAATTAATCTGGAACATTTAAATAATCCTg CTCGCAGTGTTGAAGTTGTCCAACAAACTAAAAGCATAGAAGGTGCAAAGATGGTTGCAAAGTATTTCCAAAGGATGAACGACTACAATTCagctatcaaatttttaattctgtcaAATTGTCACGATGAAGCTTTTCAATTAGCCAATCAGCATGGCAAAATGGAATTGTATGGAGAAATATTGGTGAATACGATCGAGGATACTAATGTTCGGAGAGAAGATTTTAGAAGCCTTGCGATGCATTTCGAGTCTcagaaaaataatcttttagcTGGGAAGTACTATTTTCACTGTAAAGAATATCAGAAG GCTCTGAAACATTTGTTGAAAGCTGCGCAATTGGTTCCAGACGACGATAGAGCGATTACCTATGCTATAGATGTTATTGCATCTTCCAAAGATGATAAATTAGCTAATCAATTGATAGATTTCTTATTAGGTGGCGATGGATTACCGAag GATCCGAAATATCTGTTTCGATTGTACATGGCTAGGAAACAATATAAAGAAGCGGCTAAGACGGCGATTATAATTGCAAACGAGGAACAAGTTAATG GAAACTATAGAAATGCTCACGATGTATTGTTCGGCATGTACCAagaattgaaaagaaataagaTTACCATACCCTTGGAGATGCAAACTAACTTAAGACTCTTGCATTCTTATATTCTGGTGAGATTACACGTGAAAAGAAGTGATCATTTGCGAGGTGCCCGGATGCTTATAAGGGTTGCCAACAACATATCGAAATTTCCCTCAC ATATCGTGCCGATATTAACTTCAACCGTGATAGAATGCCACAGAGCAGGCTTGAAGAACGCGGCTTTCAATTTTGCTGCTATGCTGATGCGTCCCGAGTATCGGGGACAAATCGATGCGAAATATAGCAAGAAGATCGAGGCGATTGTGAGAAAACCGCCGAGAACGAAGGATATTGAGAACGAGGATGAGCCTCTCACTCCGTGCCCATACTGCAAGAGCAGACTTCCCGAGACTGAAGTGACCTGTGATAAGTGTAAAAACACCATACCTTTTTGCATCGCGACG GGACGACATATCGTGGAAGATGACTTTACGGTATGCCCCCAGTGTGATTTCCCAGCTATCAGAAGTGAATTTTTAAG AATCGTGGAGTCCGAAGAGACTTGTCCGATGTGCTCGGAAAGAGTAAATTCCGAGACTGTGTCGTCTATCACCGATATTCGTCCATATCTTGAATATCAGGAAGGAAAGACTATCATCATAAAAGCTTAA